DNA from Thermoanaerobacter uzonensis DSM 18761:
GGTCGCTAAATAACTTTATATAATTTGCAAATCCAACCCATCGGCTTGCTTCAGGATTTAAAAAAGAAAATTCTTTAAAACTTATAATAAAAGCATAAATTAATGGTCCTATCAAAAAAATAGATATTGAAGCAATAAAAGGTAACACAAAAGCATACCCTGACAAAGCTTCGTATAAATACCTCTTTTTCATAGTCATTTTAGCTTCCATAAATACATCCTTCCCTTCAACCTTAAAAAATCATAATTACAGCACCTTATTTTAGTAAGGTGCTGCTTGTTTAAATTATTGTCCAACTTCCTTTTGTGTATTGTCAAGAGCTTGTTGAGCACTACTTATTTGCTTCATTATTAATGCTTCACAGGCTTTATTAGCCGCATCTACTACCTTTGTGCCATACAAGCCAAACTGCCATGGTACTGCATAGGAAGCACCATCTACAAAAGCAGCTCTTTCAGGATATTTCTCCTTAAATCCTTCTTGCATAGACTTTCTCGATGGAAGTGCAAGACCTGAATCTACTACAAATTGCTGTCCTTCTTTACCGGTTAAAAATTCAATAAGCTTAAATGCTTCATCTTTATGTTGGCTGTTTTTATTCATCACATATGCAACAGTGAAAGCCATTGTAGATTTTTGCTTTCCTGCTGGAAGCTCTGCTATACCATAGTTTAAATCAGAAGCTTTTTCTTTCAGGAATGGTATCATCCAGCCACCTTCTATTGCCATTGCAGCTTTTTTAGCAGCAAAAGCATCTCCATTCCAGCCTTCTCCCATGTTTTGTGGTGTGTCAGCAACTTTGTCTTTTGTAATGAGGCCTACATAAAAATCAAGAGCTTGTGCATTCTCTGGCAGATTTAAAGTAACTTTTCCATCTTGATATACTGAACCGCCATTTTGATTTATAAAAGCATCAAATCTTGCAAGGTCTGCTGATAAAACCAAACCTTTGACACCGTCTTTTGTCAACTTTTTAGCTACATCTCTTAATTCCTCCCATGTTTTTGGAGACTCATTTATTCCAGCCGCTTTAAACATGTCTTTGTTGTAAAACAAAGCTAGAGTATTGAAATCCTTTGGCAAACCATAAGTTTTTCCTTCCCACTGAAAAGCGGAAAGCAAAGCAGGTTCGAAATCATTTACATCCACATTGTATTTCTTAATATAATCATCTAATGGCTCTAAAACTCCTGAAGACATAAGCTGTGGTGCAGGCATGCTGTCAAGATAGAATATGTCTGGTGCTGTATTTGACGCCAGTTCTGTTTGTAATTTTTGCATGTAATCTCCCACAATTGTCTCAATTTGCACATCTATATTTGGATATTTTTCTTTAAACTTAGCTATTTGGTCATCCACTATCTTCTTTTCTGCTGGAGATGAAGACCACATACCTAATTTTATAGTAACTGGTTCCACCGTCTCTTGTTTTTGTGTATTTGTCTCATTGGCACTGGAGGTATTATTTTTACTGGATGAACAACCAGCTAAAACAGTAGCTAATACAAAGATCGTCAAAACAAAGATGCTTAAAAGTTTTTTACTCATTACCACTTTCCCCTTTCATAATTTTATAGTAAAATATCTGATTGAGGATTTAAAATTTTACTTCAACTTCACTTATCCCCCCTTAAAACTTAATCATTTTATTTTAAGGTATAGCGGGTTACCACCTGCCTGTACCTTTTTGACTATTTTAACGTAATCTCTTTCCCTTTTACCTTTACTTTTATATTTCCTTTTCCTTCTAATTTTTTTACTGACACGTCCTCTTTTGTAACAATTACCTCAATTAAATTGCCTTTCCAGAATACTTTATAGGAAAGTTTGTCCCATTTTTGTGGCAGCCACGGATTTATATTTAATATCTCTTCTTTGTCAATTTCCATTCCGCCAAATCCAAAAACAGCTACTTGCCATGTACCACCAGCAGATGCAGCATGCAAACCTTCTTTAGTGTTACCCTGATTGTCCACAAGGTCCACGTTAGCACTTCTCATAAAAGATTGGTATGCGTTTTTGTGGTCTCCCACTTTTAACCCCATAATAGCATACATGCTGGGACCTAATGAAGATTTGTGCATAGTTCGCTTTTCATAATATTCGTAATTGATTCTTTTCGTCTCTTCGTCAAATTCCTCGCCTAACAAAAGCATTAACATAACAACGTCAGCCTGTTTAATAAGCTGGGTATCACCTAATTTTGTTATATCAACACCTTCAGGCCATATAGGCATATTGTTTTCATCAAATTTATCAATGACATAATCTTTTTTATCAAAATAGCCTTCAAATTGTTCTATTAGCTTTTTGTTATTGTCATAAGGCATATATATTTTTTCTTCAACTTCTTTCCACTTTTCCATTTCTTCATTTGTCAAACATATCTTGTTTGATATAGCATGATAATGTTCGTGGTATTTTTCTTTTAACATATTGATTAGTTCAAGTCCCTTTTTAATATTCCATTTTGCAAGGTAATTAGTATAAGCATTATTATCAACATGTTCATGAAATTCGTCAGGACCTATGACATTGTTTATTTCATACCTATCTAATTCTTTTACATATTCACATCTAGATACCCAAAACCTTGCAGTCTCAAAAATGATTTCTGCACCATAATTCAACATAAACTCAATATCCTCTGTCGCTCTAAAATACTCCCACACTGCAAAAGCT
Protein-coding regions in this window:
- a CDS encoding ABC transporter substrate-binding protein — encoded protein: MSKKLLSIFVLTIFVLATVLAGCSSSKNNTSSANETNTQKQETVEPVTIKLGMWSSSPAEKKIVDDQIAKFKEKYPNIDVQIETIVGDYMQKLQTELASNTAPDIFYLDSMPAPQLMSSGVLEPLDDYIKKYNVDVNDFEPALLSAFQWEGKTYGLPKDFNTLALFYNKDMFKAAGINESPKTWEELRDVAKKLTKDGVKGLVLSADLARFDAFINQNGGSVYQDGKVTLNLPENAQALDFYVGLITKDKVADTPQNMGEGWNGDAFAAKKAAMAIEGGWMIPFLKEKASDLNYGIAELPAGKQKSTMAFTVAYVMNKNSQHKDEAFKLIEFLTGKEGQQFVVDSGLALPSRKSMQEGFKEKYPERAAFVDGASYAVPWQFGLYGTKVVDAANKACEALIMKQISSAQQALDNTQKEVGQ